A stretch of the Rhinoderma darwinii isolate aRhiDar2 chromosome 3, aRhiDar2.hap1, whole genome shotgun sequence genome encodes the following:
- the LOC142750177 gene encoding DAN domain family member 5-like, with protein MLLLFILLAASLVSSAPFLEEGSAFKDLDTNHGGPQVTSFFGTQRVQPLSFLNNPFIRRGKIDSFKAVSQGMPRVPPNNPMEEGALQRKLVWENTIQREKTRSRPDQVLPIGQDALKRSRCNALPFMQNVFRKNCAPLRVPNKFCFGQCHSFYVPGWPFGLPQPCTSCAPARSRRIHVPLLCRGGWLSWEEVVLVEECDCETRYDREFSQVGSGEGLLPVS; from the exons atgctcctactcttcattCTCCTGGCTGCCTCCTTGGTGAGTTCGGCTCCTTTCCTTGAAGAAGGATCTGCCTTCAAGGACCTGGACACCAATCATGGAGGACCTCAAGTGACTTCTTTTTTCGGGACTCAAAGAGTTCAACCTTTGTCCTTCCTCAACAACCCTTTTATCAGAAGGGGCAAAATTGATTCCTTCAAGGCTGTTTCCCAAGGAATGCCTAGAGTTCCTCCAAACAACCCCATGGAAGAAGGTGCCCTCCAAAGGAAACTGGTTTGGGAGAATACCATCCAGAGGGAGAAAACTAGGTCTCGCCCTGACCAGGTGCTGCCAATCGGACAAGATGCCTTGAAAAGATCGAGATGCAATGCTCTGCCGTTTATGCAG AACGTCTTCAGGAAAAACTGTGCTCCACTGCGGGTTCCCAATAAATTTTGCTTTGGCCAGTGCCATTCATTTTATGTTCCGGGTTGGCCCTTTGGACTTCCTCAGCCCTGTACGTCATGCGCCCCCGCCCGGTCCAGGCGCATCCATGTCCCCCTACTCTGTCGCGGTGGATGGCTGTCGTGGGAAGAGGTGGTTCTCGTAGAAGAATGTGACTGTGAGACCCGATATGATCGGGAGTTCAGTCAGGTTGGcagtggcgagggtttgctgccggTGTCCTAG